Within Candidatus Marinimicrobia bacterium CG08_land_8_20_14_0_20_45_22, the genomic segment CGACTTCGCCGCGTTTGATCTCTGGGCAAAGCCGGTCGGACTGCTTTCCATCGCCAAATATCTGATGAAATTCGGCTATGAGATAGACTTTCTCGATCTGACGGACAGGTTAAAGTGGAATGATCCAGTCGATGCGAAATCGCGCGACGGGCGCGGGCATTATCAAAAGACGATATTGCCCAAGCCGGAGGTTT encodes:
- a CDS encoding B12-binding domain-containing radical SAM protein, whose amino-acid sequence is MLLVNPWIADFAAFDLWAKPVGLLSIAKYLMKFGYEIDFLDLTDRLKWNDPVDAKSRDGRGHYQKTILPKPEV